A window of Pseudomonas monteilii contains these coding sequences:
- a CDS encoding methylthioribose-1-phosphate isomerase has product MRERLLAAEKVRALEWRDGALHLLDQRLLPARESWLTCTDIDSVAEAIRGMAVRGAPAIGISAAYGLLLALRQRLAEGGDWEVALEEDFQQLAESRPTAANLFWALNRMRERLLRLRDGDDVLAIMEAEAVAIHQSDREANLTMAQHGVDLIRRHQGNEQVVLTHGNAGALATGGFGTALGVIRAAYLEGMIERVFASETRPWLQGSRLTAWELAGEQVPVVVSADSAAAHLMKTKGLTWVIVGADCITANGDVASKIGTYQLAVLAMHHGVRFMVVAPSSTIDLNLESGEDIELEERAQSELLDLAGTRVAAQVEAFNPVFDITPADLIDVIVTEKGVVERPDKAKLAQLMCRKRLH; this is encoded by the coding sequence ATGCGCGAGCGACTGTTGGCGGCGGAAAAGGTGCGGGCGCTCGAGTGGCGAGACGGCGCCTTGCACCTGCTCGACCAACGCCTGTTGCCAGCCCGCGAGAGCTGGCTGACCTGCACCGACATCGACAGCGTGGCCGAGGCGATCCGTGGCATGGCCGTGCGCGGTGCGCCAGCCATCGGCATCAGCGCGGCCTATGGCCTGCTGCTGGCGCTGCGTCAGCGCCTGGCCGAGGGCGGCGACTGGGAGGTCGCGCTGGAAGAGGACTTCCAGCAGCTGGCCGAGTCCCGGCCCACGGCCGCCAACCTGTTCTGGGCCTTGAACCGCATGCGCGAGCGCCTGCTGCGCCTGCGTGACGGCGACGACGTGCTGGCGATCATGGAGGCCGAGGCGGTGGCCATCCACCAGAGCGACCGCGAAGCCAACCTGACCATGGCCCAGCATGGCGTCGACCTGATCCGCCGCCACCAGGGCAACGAACAGGTGGTGCTGACCCACGGCAACGCCGGCGCCCTGGCCACGGGCGGCTTCGGCACTGCGCTGGGGGTGATCCGTGCCGCTTACCTGGAAGGCATGATCGAGCGTGTGTTCGCCAGCGAGACCCGGCCCTGGCTGCAGGGCTCGCGGCTGACCGCCTGGGAGCTGGCGGGCGAGCAGGTGCCGGTGGTGGTCAGTGCCGACTCCGCCGCCGCCCACCTGATGAAGACCAAGGGCCTGACCTGGGTGATCGTGGGGGCGGACTGCATCACCGCCAATGGCGACGTGGCCAGCAAGATCGGCACCTACCAGCTGGCGGTCCTGGCCATGCACCACGGGGTACGCTTCATGGTGGTGGCGCCCAGCTCCACCATCGACCTGAACCTGGAGAGCGGCGAAGACATCGAGCTCGAGGAACGCGCCCAGAGCGAGCTGCTGGACCTGGCCGGTACACGGGTGGCGGCGCAGGTCGAGGCCTTCAATCCGGTGTTCGACATCACCCCGGCGGACCTGATCGACGTGATCGTCACCGAGAAGGGCGTCGTCGAGCGGCCGGACAAGGCCAAGCTGGCCCAGCTGATGTGTCGCAAGCGGTTGCATTGA
- a CDS encoding N-ethylammeline chlorohydrolase (Catalyzes the hydrolytic cleavage of a carbon-halogen bond in N-ethylammeline) — translation MPTTALPLDLLLLPDWLVPVEPAGVVLRDQGLGIRDGLIAWVGPRAQAPIAQETRELPGCVLTPGLVNAHGHAAMSLFRGLADDLPLMTWLQDHIWPAEARWVDEAFVRDGTDLAIAEQLKGGITCFADMYFFPREACERVHRSGIRAQIAAPLLDFPIPGAATPDEGLNAAVELYSELRHHPRISIALGPHAPYTVSDQTLEKVRVIADELDAPIQMHLHETADEVERALAQHGERPLARLARLGLLGPRLQAVHVTQVNDEDLALLVESNTSVVHCPESNLKLASGFCPVERLWQAGVNVAIGTDGAASNNDLDLLGETRTAALLAKAVAGSATALDAHRALRMATLNGARALGLEAVIGSLEVGKAADLAAFDLSGLAQQPVHDPVSQLIYATGRDCVRHVWVAGRPLLDDRRLLRMDEAALIQTARAWGERIGEHLH, via the coding sequence ATGCCCACGACCGCCCTGCCCCTCGACCTGCTGCTGTTGCCCGACTGGCTGGTGCCCGTCGAACCGGCCGGGGTGGTGCTGCGGGACCAAGGATTGGGTATTCGCGATGGCCTGATCGCCTGGGTCGGCCCCCGCGCGCAGGCGCCGATCGCCCAGGAGACCCGCGAGCTGCCGGGCTGCGTGCTGACGCCGGGCCTGGTCAACGCCCATGGGCATGCGGCGATGAGCCTGTTCCGAGGGCTGGCCGACGATCTGCCGCTGATGACCTGGCTGCAGGATCACATCTGGCCGGCCGAGGCACGCTGGGTCGATGAAGCCTTCGTGCGCGACGGCACCGACCTGGCCATCGCCGAGCAGCTCAAGGGCGGCATCACCTGTTTCGCCGACATGTACTTCTTCCCCCGCGAAGCCTGCGAACGGGTGCACCGCAGCGGCATTCGCGCCCAGATCGCCGCCCCGCTGCTGGACTTCCCGATCCCCGGCGCGGCGACGCCCGACGAAGGCTTGAACGCGGCGGTCGAGCTGTACAGCGAACTGCGTCACCACCCGCGCATCAGCATCGCCCTGGGCCCGCATGCGCCCTACACGGTCAGCGACCAGACGCTGGAGAAGGTCCGGGTCATCGCCGACGAGCTTGACGCCCCTATCCAGATGCACCTGCACGAAACCGCCGACGAGGTCGAGCGCGCCCTGGCCCAGCACGGTGAGCGCCCCTTGGCGCGCCTGGCCCGCCTCGGCCTGCTGGGCCCGCGCTTGCAGGCCGTGCACGTGACCCAGGTCAACGACGAGGACCTGGCCCTGCTGGTGGAGAGCAACACCAGCGTGGTGCACTGCCCCGAATCCAACCTCAAGCTGGCCAGCGGCTTCTGCCCGGTGGAGCGGCTCTGGCAGGCCGGGGTCAACGTGGCCATCGGCACCGACGGCGCGGCCAGCAACAACGACCTGGACCTGCTCGGCGAAACCCGTACCGCCGCGCTGCTGGCCAAGGCCGTGGCCGGCTCGGCGACGGCCCTGGACGCCCACCGCGCCCTGCGCATGGCGACCCTCAATGGCGCCCGGGCGCTGGGCCTGGAGGCGGTCATCGGTTCGCTGGAGGTCGGCAAGGCAGCGGACCTTGCGGCCTTCGACCTTTCGGGGCTGGCACAGCAGCCGGTGCACGACCCGGTCTCGCAACTGATCTACGCCACCGGCCGGGACTGCGTCCGGCACGTCTGGGTCGCCGGGCGCCCGCTGCTCGACGACCGGCGCCTGCTGCGCATGGACGAGGCCGCCCTGATCCAGACCGCGCGCGCCTGGGGCGAGCGCATCGGCGAACACCTTCATTGA
- a CDS encoding bifunctional 3-demethylubiquinol 3-O-methyltransferase/2-polyprenyl-6-hydroxyphenol methylase — translation MSNVDHAEIAKFEALAHRWWDRESEFKPLHDINPLRVNWVDERVGLAGKKVLDVGCGGGILSEAMALRGATVTGIDMGEAPLAVARLHQLESGVEVDYRQITAEAMAEEMPGQFDVVTCLEMLEHVPDPSSVIRACHRLVKPGGQVFFSTINRNPKAYLFAIIGAEYIMKLLPRGTHDFKKFIRPSELGVWSRTAGLTVKDIVGLTYNPLTKHYKLSSDVDVNYMIQTLREE, via the coding sequence ATGAGCAACGTCGACCACGCCGAAATCGCCAAATTCGAGGCCCTGGCCCACCGCTGGTGGGACCGCGAGAGCGAGTTCAAGCCCTTGCACGACATCAACCCGCTGCGGGTCAACTGGGTCGACGAGCGCGTCGGCCTGGCCGGCAAGAAGGTGCTGGACGTCGGCTGCGGCGGCGGCATCCTCAGCGAGGCGATGGCCCTGCGCGGCGCCACGGTCACCGGCATCGACATGGGCGAGGCGCCGCTGGCGGTGGCCCGCCTGCACCAGCTGGAGTCCGGCGTCGAGGTCGACTACCGGCAGATCACTGCCGAAGCCATGGCCGAAGAGATGCCCGGCCAGTTCGACGTGGTCACCTGCCTGGAGATGCTCGAGCACGTGCCGGATCCGTCCTCGGTGATCCGCGCCTGCCATCGCCTGGTCAAGCCCGGCGGCCAGGTGTTCTTCTCGACCATCAACCGCAACCCCAAGGCTTACCTGTTCGCCATCATCGGTGCCGAGTACATCATGAAGCTGCTGCCGCGCGGCACGCACGACTTCAAGAAATTCATCCGCCCCTCCGAGCTGGGCGTGTGGAGCCGCACGGCCGGCCTCACCGTCAAGGACATCGTCGGCCTGACCTACAACCCGCTGACCAAGCACTACAAGCTCAGCAGCGACGTCGACGTCAACTACATGATCCAGACCCTGCGCGAGGAATGA
- a CDS encoding phosphoglycolate phosphatase — protein sequence MRLRAVLFDMDGTLLDTAPDFIAICQGMLADRGLPPVEDARIRDEISGGARAMVAATFGMDPDAPDFEALRLEFLERYLRDCAVHSRLFDGMEQLLADLEHGKLLWGVVTNKPVRFAEPIMQRLGLAERSAVLICPDHVTHSKPDPEPVTLACKTLNLDPGSVLFVGDDLRDIQSGRDAGTRTAAVRYGYIHPQDNPDHWGADVVVDRPQDLRRIIDGALCGC from the coding sequence ATGCGTTTGCGAGCGGTACTTTTCGACATGGACGGCACCCTGCTCGACACGGCGCCGGACTTCATCGCCATCTGCCAGGGCATGCTCGCCGACCGCGGCCTGCCACCGGTCGAGGACGCGCGCATTCGCGACGAAATTTCCGGCGGTGCGCGGGCGATGGTCGCGGCCACCTTCGGCATGGACCCGGACGCGCCGGACTTCGAGGCCTTGCGCCTGGAGTTCCTCGAGCGCTACCTGCGTGACTGCGCGGTGCACAGCCGCTTGTTCGACGGCATGGAGCAGCTGCTGGCCGACCTCGAGCACGGCAAGCTGCTGTGGGGCGTGGTGACCAACAAGCCGGTGCGTTTCGCCGAGCCGATCATGCAGCGGCTGGGCCTGGCCGAGCGCTCGGCGGTGCTGATCTGCCCGGACCATGTGACCCACAGCAAACCGGACCCCGAGCCGGTGACCCTGGCGTGCAAGACCTTGAACCTGGATCCGGGCAGCGTGCTGTTCGTCGGGGACGATTTGCGCGACATCCAGTCGGGTCGTGATGCGGGGACGCGTACGGCGGCGGTGCGTTATGGGTACATTCATCCGCAGGACAATCCCGATCATTGGGGGGCGGATGTGGTTGTGGATCGGCCGCAGGATCTACGTCGGATCATTGATGGGGCGTTGTGTGGGTGTTGA